One segment of Deinococcus sp. Leaf326 DNA contains the following:
- the yidD gene encoding membrane protein insertion efficiency factor YidD translates to MPLPERLALTAIRFYQRRLSPHKGFRCAHAALHGGESCSGAVARIVREEGLLAGRERIAGRFGDCRAAHAALKTGAPLSALAFGANVETRGVCCVGPCPIPFRCG, encoded by the coding sequence ATGCCCCTTCCGGAACGACTCGCCCTGACCGCCATCCGTTTCTATCAGCGCCGGCTCTCGCCGCACAAAGGCTTTCGCTGCGCGCACGCGGCCCTGCACGGCGGTGAGAGCTGCTCGGGAGCCGTGGCCCGCATCGTGCGCGAGGAGGGGCTGCTGGCCGGCCGGGAGCGCATCGCCGGCCGTTTCGGTGACTGCCGCGCGGCCCATGCCGCCCTGAAAACAGGCGCCCCACTCTCGGCGCTGGCCTTCGGGGCCAATGTCGAGACGAGGGGCGTGTGCTGTGTAGGCCCGTGCCCTATTCCCTTCCGCTGCGGCTGA